The following coding sequences are from one Humulus lupulus chromosome X, drHumLupu1.1, whole genome shotgun sequence window:
- the LOC133806377 gene encoding uncharacterized protein LOC133806377 yields the protein MKGIKRFCKKGKLSPCYVGPFEISDKVGRLAYRLAWLPALSSTHNVFHISMIRKYVSDLSHVLSFSELELHQNLSYEERPVRIIEKGVRKFRSKSLPLVKVLWSNISEKEATLELEDDIRAQYSELFGKT from the coding sequence ATGAAAGGCATCAAGCGCTTTTgcaagaaaggaaaacttagtccctgTTACGTTGGTCCATTCGAGATTTCAGACAAGGTGGGACGTTTGGCTTATAGACTTGCTTGGCTACCAGCACTGTCAAGCACTCACAATGTCTTTCATATTTCAATGAtccgcaagtatgtgtcagatctgTCTCACGTACTGAGCTTCAGTGAGCTAGAACTTCACCAGAACTTGAGTTACGAAGAGCGACCGGTACGCATTATCGAAAAAGGAGTTAGAAAGTTTCGGTCTAAAAGTTTACCATTGGTTAAAGTTCTGTGGAGTAATATCTCAGAGAAGGAAGCAACATTGGAACTGGAGGATGACATTAGGGCGCAATATTCAGAACTCTTTGGTAAGAcataa